One Puniceicoccaceae bacterium DNA segment encodes these proteins:
- a CDS encoding FAD-dependent oxidoreductase: MSDANRKRILILGAGFGGLEAAKRLARLPVDVTVVDRQNHHLFQPLLYQVATAGLSAPEVAAPIRKVLGRYPNVRVVLDECVSVQLQQRQVTLKHSGLLDYDYLILAVGARTQYFGNDHYESFAPGLKSLDDATRIRHNVLLAFEEAERASDPEDIQRLTRIVVVGGGPTGVELAGAFAELSKRVLAKDFRNIDPHAS; encoded by the coding sequence ATGAGCGATGCAAATCGAAAAAGGATTCTGATTCTTGGAGCAGGATTTGGTGGACTGGAAGCGGCAAAGCGTCTGGCCCGTTTGCCCGTTGATGTGACGGTTGTCGACCGGCAAAACCACCACCTGTTTCAACCGCTGCTCTACCAAGTTGCCACTGCCGGACTTTCCGCACCTGAGGTGGCTGCGCCCATCCGCAAAGTGCTGGGACGTTACCCGAATGTGAGGGTGGTTCTGGATGAGTGCGTGAGCGTGCAACTGCAGCAGCGGCAGGTAACGCTCAAGCACAGCGGTTTGTTGGACTACGACTACCTGATTCTTGCGGTCGGAGCGCGCACTCAGTATTTTGGCAATGATCACTACGAAAGTTTTGCCCCCGGACTGAAGTCGCTCGACGATGCAACGCGCATCCGGCACAACGTGCTGCTCGCCTTTGAGGAAGCAGAACGCGCCAGCGACCCAGAGGACATCCAGCGCCTCACCCGCATCGTTGTCGTCGGAGGAGGTCCCACTGGGGTCGAACTCGCTGGAGCTTTTGCCGAGCTTTCCAAGCGAGTGTTGGCCAAGGATTTTCGTAACATCGACCCGCATGCATCCC
- a CDS encoding DUF1294 domain-containing protein — translation MLFLTLLLVLPGFALAKLSQHIQVNWIACYLIVVSLVTLQAYGSDKHKAKAGVWRIPEANLHLLGLIGGWPMAFVAQRIFWHKVSKMEFQVSFGFIVLLHQYLAVDYLSDWQVSVELFRAVQSLFNHLQF, via the coding sequence TTGCTTTTCCTGACACTACTGCTGGTATTGCCCGGCTTTGCGCTAGCCAAATTATCCCAGCACATCCAAGTGAACTGGATTGCGTGTTACCTGATCGTCGTCTCACTGGTGACCCTTCAGGCCTACGGGTCCGATAAGCACAAAGCCAAGGCAGGGGTCTGGCGCATTCCCGAAGCAAATCTCCATCTGCTGGGCTTGATTGGGGGGTGGCCGATGGCATTTGTCGCACAGCGCATTTTTTGGCATAAGGTATCAAAAATGGAGTTCCAGGTTTCCTTTGGATTCATTGTTTTACTGCACCAATACCTTGCGGTGGACTATCTCAGTGACTGGCAGGTGAGTGTGGAGCTTTTTCGTGCAGTTCAGTCATTGTTCAACCATCTTCAGTTTTGA